From Paenibacillus sp. PK3_47, the proteins below share one genomic window:
- a CDS encoding toxic anion resistance protein, with translation MSTQYIELKKEDEQKVVEEASQLIEQVAKTDTVALDSLMDDIGRLGVKTQEKAGQTLKLLDRPVNDLMSGKRVEVPNMIMKLRNECETLQQSKNVSFFGKMLRKSPLKNYVYKYQSVRTNIDAIVTGLRDGRDTLEESIVNMRQLKRTSMEEIYNLQTKIAFGNKLKELFEIEIAKPENEFRKAYLERGLRKVMVRIQSMTEMILLYNQAIAATDIINDNNDKLIDSVNNAIDKTSNLITVSAMIAMSLADQENVISAVEATNKTIEDQFKENARLLRTTTEKTTELLSKPSMSLEAVNQAIGDLLSALDTSEQSNRRIIESCQDYTSKMTTINTQLNNRLGLNEASQPQALKQAESGLSSFLN, from the coding sequence AAAAGAAGATGAGCAGAAGGTTGTCGAAGAAGCCTCACAGCTGATAGAGCAGGTTGCCAAGACGGATACCGTAGCGCTGGATTCCTTGATGGATGATATCGGCAGGCTCGGGGTGAAAACACAGGAGAAGGCAGGACAGACGCTGAAGCTGCTGGACCGCCCTGTGAATGACCTGATGTCCGGCAAACGTGTAGAAGTGCCCAATATGATCATGAAGCTGCGAAATGAATGTGAAACGCTGCAGCAGAGCAAAAATGTCAGCTTTTTCGGCAAAATGCTGCGCAAGAGCCCGCTCAAAAATTATGTCTACAAGTACCAGTCTGTACGTACAAATATTGATGCCATCGTTACCGGTCTGCGTGACGGCCGGGATACGCTCGAGGAGAGCATTGTCAATATGCGCCAGCTGAAGCGCACCTCCATGGAGGAAATCTACAACCTGCAGACCAAAATCGCCTTCGGCAACAAGCTGAAGGAACTGTTCGAAATTGAGATTGCCAAACCGGAGAATGAATTCCGCAAGGCGTATCTGGAGCGTGGTTTGCGCAAAGTGATGGTGCGGATTCAGTCCATGACGGAGATGATCCTGCTCTACAATCAGGCTATCGCTGCTACGGATATCATCAACGACAACAATGATAAATTGATCGATTCCGTTAACAACGCAATTGACAAGACCTCTAACCTGATCACCGTGTCGGCGATGATTGCCATGTCCCTTGCTGATCAGGAGAATGTGATTTCCGCTGTCGAAGCGACGAACAAAACAATCGAGGACCAGTTCAAGGAAAATGCCCGCCTGCTGCGTACTACGACTGAAAAGACGACAGAGCTTCTGTCCAAACCTTCGATGTCACTTGAAGCTGTCAATCAGGCAATCGGTGATCTGCTGAGTGCCCTGGATACTTCCGAGCAGTCCAACCGCCGGATTATTGAGAGCTGTCAGGATTACACATCCAAAATGACAACGATTAATACACAGCTGAACAACCGGCTCGGCCTGAATGAGGCTTCCCAGCCGCAGGCGTTGAAGCAGGCTGAAAGCGGATTGAGCAGCTTTTTGAACTAG